From one Enterococcus sp. DIV2402 genomic stretch:
- the tatC gene encoding twin-arginine translocase subunit TatC, with the protein MTILEHLAELRGRLIQVACFFFIGFFGAFFFINPTLVHYLKAQIPFSLTLYTLRITEGLELSFELAALLSTMFIFPIILWNIWAYIKPGLYPEEQQLGKKYFPYILFLFIIGIVFGYFVVFPVTVEAMLHFSINLGLTPLITLKDYVLLLVKLVFSFGVLFQLPVLLVLLAKTGLITSLFMKKKRKYAYFIILVIAGILAPPELTSHLAMTLPLIGLYELSGILVQKMEKDS; encoded by the coding sequence ATGACCATTCTTGAACATCTCGCAGAATTACGGGGACGATTGATTCAAGTTGCTTGTTTCTTTTTTATCGGATTTTTTGGAGCTTTTTTCTTTATCAATCCAACTCTCGTTCATTATTTAAAAGCACAAATTCCCTTTTCTTTAACGTTATATACGCTACGAATTACAGAAGGGTTAGAATTATCTTTTGAATTGGCGGCTCTTTTAAGCACGATGTTCATTTTTCCCATTATTTTATGGAATATTTGGGCCTATATAAAACCTGGCTTATATCCTGAGGAACAACAGCTTGGCAAAAAATATTTTCCCTATATTTTGTTTCTATTCATCATCGGAATTGTATTTGGATATTTCGTAGTTTTTCCTGTTACAGTTGAAGCAATGTTACATTTTTCAATTAATCTAGGACTTACACCACTGATTACCTTAAAAGATTATGTCTTACTACTAGTGAAACTAGTATTTTCATTTGGTGTCTTGTTTCAGTTACCAGTTTTATTAGTATTGCTAGCAAAAACGGGACTAATCACCTCCCTATTTATGAAGAAAAAGCGAAAATATGCCTATTTTATTATTTTAGTCATCGCAGGTATTTTAGCACCACCAGAATTGACTTCTCACCTCGCAATGACCTTACCACTCATTGGCCTATATGAATTGAGTGGCATTCTTGTACAAAAAATGGAAAAAGACTCGTAG
- a CDS encoding NAD(P)H-dependent oxidoreductase, producing MKLVGIVGSNAELSYNRKLLTYIKKHFGNLFELEVLEIKDIPLFNQSDDQTNSAPIQKLSNKILQADGVIIATPEHNHTIPAALKSVLEWLSFKIHPLENKPVMIVGASYYDQGSSRAQLHLRQILDAPGVNAMVMPGNEFLLGKVKEAFDEKGELKEKRTVDFLQTTLEKFIQFINVVTVVQGAPVAEPEDLFATGTVDTTVEGVDMYADDWLEQASEIVQPAEGSEYVKLNRGLLTVDQLNYFLSSMPMELTYADNNNQFLYYNYTKEAEDMLASRTPGQVGNPLAKCHPERVYKGVEWVIQQLRSGAQDCVKVHVPTHGPDKYVVHNYQAIHDDEGNYVGINEYIWDLKPTIDWYLQQTGQKLVGDVDAATSATVNDHQDGDVDAVSGASENA from the coding sequence ATGAAATTAGTAGGTATTGTCGGATCAAATGCGGAATTATCGTATAATCGAAAGTTATTAACGTATATCAAAAAACATTTTGGGAATCTATTTGAATTAGAAGTATTAGAAATTAAAGATATCCCATTATTTAACCAAAGTGACGATCAAACCAATAGTGCCCCAATTCAAAAACTAAGTAATAAAATTTTGCAAGCAGATGGCGTTATTATCGCGACACCAGAACATAATCATACTATTCCAGCAGCGTTGAAGAGTGTTTTAGAGTGGTTATCATTCAAAATTCATCCACTAGAAAATAAACCTGTGATGATTGTAGGAGCTTCCTATTACGATCAAGGCTCCTCTCGTGCGCAGCTTCATTTACGCCAAATTTTGGATGCACCGGGTGTGAATGCAATGGTGATGCCAGGAAATGAATTTTTATTAGGCAAAGTTAAAGAAGCTTTTGATGAAAAAGGTGAGTTAAAAGAAAAACGTACCGTTGATTTTTTACAAACAACGTTAGAAAAATTCATTCAATTTATTAATGTTGTAACAGTAGTACAAGGAGCACCAGTGGCAGAACCAGAAGATTTATTCGCTACAGGCACCGTTGATACGACGGTTGAAGGTGTCGATATGTATGCTGATGATTGGCTAGAACAAGCATCAGAAATTGTTCAACCCGCAGAAGGTAGCGAGTATGTGAAATTGAATCGTGGCTTATTAACTGTAGATCAATTAAATTATTTCCTTTCCTCTATGCCGATGGAATTGACTTATGCCGACAATAATAATCAATTCTTATATTACAATTATACAAAAGAAGCAGAAGATATGCTGGCGTCTCGTACGCCAGGCCAAGTTGGTAACCCGTTAGCTAAGTGCCATCCAGAACGTGTTTATAAAGGTGTGGAATGGGTCATCCAACAACTACGTTCAGGCGCACAAGATTGCGTAAAAGTTCATGTACCAACACATGGTCCAGATAAATATGTGGTCCACAATTACCAAGCAATTCATGATGACGAAGGGAATTATGTTGGTATCAATGAATATATTTGGGATTTAAAACCAACGATTGATTGGTATTTACAACAAACGGGTCAAAAATTAGTTGGTGATGTAGATGCTGCAACAAGCGCTACGGTTAATGATCATCAAGATGGTGACGTTGACGCAGTATCAGGAGCATCGGAAAATGCATAA
- a CDS encoding NADPH-dependent FMN reductase yields the protein MVKLIGLVGTNSEHSTNRQLLHFMQKHFADKAEIEIVEIKDIPIFNKPAEIQVPETVQQLADKIEAADGVIISTPEYDHAVPASLMNALSWLSYGIYPFVDKPVMITGASYGTLGSSRAQMHLRQILDAPELKARIMPSSEFLLSHSLQAFDDENKLKNPEQIEQLEGLFTDFLVFVEIMKQLTHAHEMNKKAAENFSWEEV from the coding sequence ATGGTTAAACTTATTGGCCTCGTTGGCACAAACTCAGAACATTCAACAAATCGTCAGTTATTACATTTTATGCAGAAACATTTTGCTGATAAAGCAGAAATTGAAATTGTCGAGATTAAAGACATTCCAATTTTTAATAAACCAGCAGAAATTCAGGTTCCTGAAACCGTGCAACAATTAGCAGATAAAATTGAAGCGGCGGATGGCGTAATTATCAGTACACCTGAATACGATCATGCAGTACCTGCATCTTTGATGAATGCATTAAGTTGGCTGTCGTATGGAATTTATCCGTTTGTCGATAAACCTGTCATGATCACAGGTGCTTCATATGGTACATTAGGTTCTTCACGCGCTCAAATGCACTTACGTCAAATTTTAGATGCTCCAGAATTAAAGGCACGTATCATGCCAAGTTCAGAATTTTTGTTAAGCCATTCTTTGCAAGCATTTGACGATGAAAACAAATTGAAAAATCCTGAACAAATTGAGCAATTAGAAGGATTATTTACTGATTTCTTAGTTTTTGTCGAAATTATGAAGCAATTAACCCATGCACATGAGATGAACAAAAAAGCAGCAGAAAACTTTTCTTGGGAAGAAGTATAA
- a CDS encoding FAD:protein FMN transferase, translating into MQKTKIIRRMGTIIQLTINHANPEPLLEEADQRLKIYEERFSANSMASELTFVNQCAGIEPVKVHPQLYELIKVGTHHSCASSSRLNIAIGPLVQSWRIGFDDAHIPTTNDIQALLRKTNPHHIQLDEEHQTVYLTEKGMAIDLGALAKGYFADLLVQYFKEQGAQSGIINLGGNLVVFGTCPTRRAGYFKIGVQNPFAARNQYALTLKVKDCSIVTSGIYERQLEQDGKTYHHILDPKTGYPAETDVVSLTIVSKISLDGEIWTTRLFGKTAADILSELNQLPTIDGIIITKNQHILYSNGIEKYL; encoded by the coding sequence ATGCAGAAAACGAAAATCATTCGGCGCATGGGAACGATTATTCAATTAACAATCAATCACGCAAACCCAGAACCACTTTTAGAAGAGGCTGATCAACGACTAAAAATTTATGAAGAACGCTTTAGTGCGAATTCCATGGCTTCTGAACTAACATTTGTGAATCAATGTGCAGGTATTGAACCTGTAAAAGTTCATCCACAATTATATGAATTAATCAAAGTTGGTACGCATCATAGCTGTGCCTCCAGTAGCCGCTTAAATATTGCGATTGGTCCTTTAGTGCAAAGCTGGCGCATCGGTTTTGATGATGCACATATCCCAACAACTAATGATATTCAAGCTTTGTTACGAAAAACCAATCCGCATCATATTCAGCTTGATGAAGAACATCAAACAGTTTATTTAACAGAAAAAGGGATGGCGATTGACTTAGGGGCTTTAGCAAAAGGTTATTTTGCTGATTTATTGGTTCAATATTTTAAAGAACAAGGTGCACAATCAGGAATTATCAATCTTGGGGGAAATTTAGTCGTTTTTGGTACTTGTCCAACGAGAAGAGCAGGCTATTTTAAAATTGGCGTACAAAACCCTTTTGCAGCACGAAATCAATATGCACTGACTTTAAAAGTGAAAGATTGTTCGATTGTGACTTCAGGAATCTATGAACGGCAATTAGAGCAAGATGGCAAAACATATCATCATATTTTAGATCCCAAAACAGGTTATCCTGCTGAAACGGATGTGGTGAGTTTGACAATTGTCTCTAAGATTTCCTTGGATGGTGAAATTTGGACAACACGTTTATTCGGAAAAACAGCAGCAGACATTTTGAGTGAACTAAATCAATTACCCACTATAGATGGCATCATTATTACTAAAAATCAACACATCCTGTATTCAAACGGGATTGAAAAATATTTATAA
- a CDS encoding helix-turn-helix domain-containing protein encodes MNIERFVEARKALGISQSELADGICTQATLSRFENNGQIPTLKILLKLCKRLNLSLGELFPKVEIPNSEITEKMNQAEFFLITSEYQQAADLLASITLIEAEEANAVLRYYYLKGFIMFFQNEPVMDIMFVFDQILLTESQPIFRLLAYTGIGMIYLREEQEEKAEFYFNKVLEQIYQYPIKDMEDTWRVLHIVFQSGVFYAHIQELELSNALLHYAVTICSDNHVTYYLARAAVQLAKNAIVTSEEQAIILELIYDARAYSKINRNQIALNELALLEEQVKQG; translated from the coding sequence ATGAATATTGAACGTTTTGTTGAAGCTAGAAAAGCATTAGGGATTTCTCAAAGTGAATTAGCAGATGGTATTTGTACCCAAGCAACTTTAAGTCGTTTTGAGAATAATGGACAAATACCGACATTGAAAATTTTATTAAAATTATGCAAGCGATTGAACCTATCCTTAGGTGAGTTATTTCCGAAAGTTGAAATTCCTAATTCAGAAATTACAGAAAAAATGAATCAAGCAGAATTTTTCTTAATTACGAGTGAATATCAGCAAGCTGCTGATTTGTTAGCAAGTATTACATTGATTGAAGCCGAAGAAGCCAATGCCGTTTTACGCTATTATTATTTAAAAGGTTTTATCATGTTTTTTCAAAATGAACCAGTCATGGATATTATGTTTGTCTTTGACCAAATTTTATTAACAGAAAGCCAACCTATTTTTCGTTTATTAGCTTATACCGGAATTGGGATGATTTATTTGAGAGAAGAGCAAGAGGAAAAAGCTGAATTTTATTTCAACAAGGTTTTAGAACAAATTTATCAATACCCAATTAAAGATATGGAAGATACTTGGCGTGTTTTACACATTGTTTTTCAAAGTGGGGTATTTTATGCACACATTCAAGAGTTAGAGTTAAGTAATGCGTTATTACACTATGCTGTAACTATTTGTTCAGATAATCACGTAACTTATTATTTAGCCAGAGCTGCTGTTCAATTAGCTAAAAATGCTATTGTGACAAGTGAAGAGCAAGCCATCATTCTTGAATTAATTTACGATGCACGCGCCTATTCCAAAATCAATCGGAATCAAATTGCTTTAAATGAACTTGCACTCCTTGAAGAACAAGTGAAACAAGGCTAG